From the genome of Carboxydocella sporoproducens DSM 16521, one region includes:
- the cas8c gene encoding type I-C CRISPR-associated protein Cas8c/Csd1 gives MIINSLYQYYERLLEDPDSGVSRPGFNKVKVSFALIISNTGELLDIVDLREIKGKKLVLRELDVPEQIKRASGISANFMCDNCMYVLGIKRKKNDKKERIRDAFEAFTALHEKILGEVDDEGAIAILRFLRQWDIDNADKHPKIVEVIDDISEGGNLVFRLEGAQGYIHERKAIIEAWHSYRSRQSSEVISQCLVTGKKSSIARLHPNIKGVTGAQSSGASLVSFNLDAFTSYGKSQSYNAPVSENVAFGYTTALNYLLTNEKHRVRIGDTTTVFWAERSGGLEEDLLGALFFPANNTKKKEGDDQNIITIDPKTVKLLHDIFSRIRAGEPVNIGLDGIDPQVNFYILGLAPNASRLSVRFWHVDQYGKFIEKIAQHYIDLAIVKSFENEPDYISIDMILKETAPLGDYKKIPPLLGGALIRSILTGIPYPQTLYHLIISRIRADQKVNYTRAAIIKACLVRNQRYYKRGNEVKISMALEEQNTNVAYRLGRLFALLEKVQEDANPDLNSTIKDRYFGAASATPGSIFPILLRLAQHHIAKAKYGRLMDERIEEVINSITNFPAYLNLEEQGLFVLGYYHQRKALFTKNEKKEG, from the coding sequence GTGATTATAAATTCGCTGTATCAGTATTATGAAAGACTGCTTGAAGACCCTGATTCCGGTGTAAGTCGGCCTGGTTTCAATAAGGTGAAAGTTTCTTTTGCACTGATAATCTCTAATACAGGTGAGTTGCTTGATATCGTCGATTTACGCGAAATCAAGGGGAAAAAACTTGTTTTACGTGAACTGGATGTACCCGAGCAAATAAAACGTGCTTCAGGAATATCGGCCAATTTTATGTGTGATAACTGCATGTACGTGCTTGGAATAAAACGAAAAAAAAATGATAAAAAAGAAAGAATTAGAGATGCATTTGAAGCATTTACTGCCCTTCATGAAAAAATTCTTGGAGAAGTCGATGATGAAGGTGCAATTGCTATTTTAAGGTTTTTACGACAATGGGACATAGACAATGCTGATAAACATCCCAAAATAGTTGAGGTAATCGATGATATTTCAGAGGGGGGGAATTTAGTATTCCGATTGGAAGGGGCTCAGGGCTACATTCATGAAAGAAAAGCGATAATTGAAGCTTGGCATAGTTATCGTTCAAGACAATCATCAGAGGTAATTAGCCAATGTCTAGTTACCGGTAAAAAATCATCTATTGCCAGGTTACACCCCAATATCAAAGGTGTAACAGGGGCCCAATCAAGTGGGGCTTCCTTAGTTTCTTTTAATCTTGATGCTTTTACATCTTACGGTAAAAGCCAGAGTTATAATGCTCCCGTAAGTGAAAATGTAGCATTTGGCTATACGACGGCACTTAACTATTTGTTAACCAATGAAAAACATAGAGTACGCATTGGGGATACAACGACAGTTTTTTGGGCTGAACGTTCAGGTGGTTTGGAAGAAGATCTGCTGGGAGCTTTGTTTTTTCCTGCAAATAATACAAAAAAGAAAGAGGGGGATGACCAAAATATAATAACAATAGATCCAAAAACAGTAAAATTACTGCATGATATTTTTTCAAGAATTCGTGCTGGAGAACCGGTAAATATAGGGTTAGATGGAATTGACCCACAAGTTAATTTTTATATTTTAGGACTTGCGCCTAATGCAAGCAGGCTTTCTGTTAGGTTCTGGCATGTTGACCAGTATGGGAAATTTATAGAAAAAATCGCTCAACATTACATTGACCTAGCGATTGTAAAAAGCTTTGAAAATGAGCCGGATTATATTTCTATTGATATGATATTAAAAGAAACTGCGCCTTTGGGTGACTATAAAAAGATTCCGCCCCTTTTAGGCGGTGCGTTAATACGTTCAATACTAACGGGTATACCCTATCCCCAGACTTTATACCATTTAATTATTTCAAGGATCAGAGCAGATCAAAAAGTCAATTATACACGGGCGGCTATAATTAAAGCTTGTCTGGTTAGAAATCAACGTTATTATAAACGAGGAAATGAGGTGAAGATTTCTATGGCTTTAGAGGAGCAAAACACGAATGTTGCTTACAGATTGGGAAGATTGTTCGCTCTTTTAGAAAAGGTACAGGAGGATGCTAATCCAGATTTAAATTCTACAATAAAAGACAGATATTTTGGTGCGGCTTCTGCTACTCCAGGTTCTATCTTTCCAATTCTACTCAGATTGGCCCAACATCATATAGCAAAAGCTAAGTATGGAAGATTAATGGACGAACGCATTGAAGAGGTAATAAATAGCATAACAAATTTCCCGGCCTATTTAAACTTAGAAGAACAGGGATTATTTGTTCTTGGTTACTATCACCAGCGCAAAGCGCTGTTTACAAAAAATGAAAAGAAAGAGGGATAA
- the cas7c gene encoding type I-C CRISPR-associated protein Cas7/Csd2, which yields MADFVQNRYEFVLLFDVENGNPNGDPDAGNMPRIDAETGLGLVTDVCLKRKIRNYVDIVKNGIEGYDIYVREGAVLNAQHRKAYEFYGIEPESKKLPKEVEEARKITKFMCHHFFDIRAFGAVMTTEVNCGQVRGPVQLNFARSIDPIVQQEVTITRMAVTSEKDAEKKEREMGRKHIVPYALYRVEGYISAHLAEKTGFTEDDLEILWDALINMFDHDRSAARGKMASRKLIIFKHETALGNAPAHKLFDLVKISRKDPGRPARSFEDYEVIIDYSALPAGVNLIEK from the coding sequence ATGGCTGATTTTGTACAAAACAGATATGAGTTTGTTCTTTTGTTTGATGTGGAAAACGGTAATCCTAATGGTGATCCTGATGCTGGCAATATGCCTCGAATTGATGCTGAAACAGGACTTGGTTTGGTGACGGATGTATGTTTAAAGCGTAAAATCAGAAATTATGTAGATATTGTTAAGAATGGGATTGAAGGTTATGACATTTATGTAAGAGAGGGAGCGGTATTGAATGCTCAACATAGAAAAGCTTATGAATTTTATGGAATAGAACCTGAATCCAAAAAACTTCCCAAGGAAGTAGAGGAAGCTAGAAAAATCACGAAATTTATGTGCCATCATTTTTTCGATATTCGAGCTTTTGGGGCTGTTATGACAACTGAAGTAAACTGTGGACAGGTTCGTGGACCTGTTCAGCTTAATTTCGCCAGAAGTATAGATCCAATTGTCCAACAAGAAGTAACCATTACTAGAATGGCCGTAACTTCAGAAAAAGATGCAGAGAAAAAAGAACGGGAAATGGGTCGTAAACATATTGTTCCTTATGCACTTTACAGGGTAGAAGGTTATATATCTGCTCACCTTGCTGAGAAGACCGGTTTTACTGAAGATGATTTGGAGATTTTATGGGATGCACTTATTAATATGTTCGACCACGACCGTTCTGCGGCAAGAGGGAAGATGGCTTCTCGCAAACTGATTATTTTTAAACATGAAACAGCTTTGGGAAATGCTCCTGCTCACAAACTGTTTGATCTTGTGAAGATATCTAGGAAAGATCCAGGTCGCCCGGCCCGCTCATTTGAAGATTACGAGGTTATAATTGACTACTCGGCGTTGCCTGCCGGAGTTAACCTGATAGAAAAATAA
- the cas1c gene encoding type I-C CRISPR-associated endonuclease Cas1c: MRKMLNVLYVTTPEAFLAKEGENLIVKVQEKVIFRAPIHYLEGIVTFGYMGASPALLGMCAEKGVSVTFLNEHGKFLASVAGPVKGNVLLRRKQYRMADSVKDSSKIASRFIMGKIANSKTVLRRFISDHGNKHGVENIENICREMARSIINLNKVTSLEEIRGIEGNIAKHYFSSFNQMILHQKEHFFMNERNRRPPLDNLNSLLSFLYTLLVNETRSALETVGLDPYVGFLHRDRPGRPGLALDLMEELRAYLADRLALSLINRKQITEMDFTRKESGAVIIKEKGRKTILEAWQKRKREEITHPFLNEKIPIGLLPYAQALLLSRYLRGDLDDYPPFIWK, encoded by the coding sequence ATGAGAAAAATGCTGAATGTTTTATATGTAACCACACCGGAAGCTTTTTTAGCCAAAGAAGGTGAAAATCTTATTGTTAAAGTCCAAGAAAAAGTAATATTTCGTGCACCTATTCATTATTTAGAAGGAATAGTGACTTTTGGTTATATGGGGGCAAGTCCGGCACTATTAGGCATGTGTGCAGAAAAAGGAGTATCTGTAACATTTTTGAATGAACACGGAAAATTCTTAGCATCAGTTGCTGGACCTGTAAAAGGCAATGTGTTACTAAGAAGAAAACAATATAGAATGGCCGATTCCGTTAAAGACAGTAGCAAGATTGCCTCAAGGTTTATTATGGGCAAAATTGCTAACAGCAAAACAGTTTTAAGACGATTTATTAGTGACCATGGGAATAAACATGGAGTCGAAAATATTGAAAATATCTGCAGGGAAATGGCTAGGAGCATTATTAATTTAAATAAAGTTACTTCATTAGAGGAAATAAGGGGCATTGAAGGTAACATAGCAAAACACTATTTCTCATCTTTTAATCAAATGATTTTGCATCAAAAAGAACATTTTTTTATGAATGAACGCAATCGCAGGCCTCCCTTGGATAACCTAAATTCTCTATTATCTTTTCTATATACATTATTAGTGAATGAAACCAGGTCTGCTTTAGAGACTGTTGGGCTAGATCCTTATGTTGGTTTTTTGCATCGTGATAGGCCAGGAAGACCAGGACTTGCATTAGACCTTATGGAAGAATTAAGAGCATATTTAGCAGATAGATTAGCATTAAGTTTAATTAACCGAAAACAGATTACAGAAATGGACTTTACCAGGAAGGAATCGGGTGCAGTGATTATTAAGGAAAAGGGCAGAAAAACAATATTAGAAGCATGGCAAAAAAGGAAGAGGGAGGAAATAACTCATCCATTTTTGAATGAAAAAATACCAATTGGTTTGTTGCCATATGCTCAAGCATTGCTATTATCCAGGTATTTGAGAGGTGACTTAGATGATTATCCACCTTTCATCTGGAAATAA
- the cas2 gene encoding CRISPR-associated endonuclease Cas2 produces MMVLITYDVNTTTEAGRKRLRRVAKQCTDYGQRVQNSVFECLVDPAQFAQLRHKLEKIIDVEQDSLRYYFLGKNWRNRVEHVGVKHGFDPEDSLIL; encoded by the coding sequence ATGATGGTGCTAATAACATATGACGTTAATACAACAACGGAGGCAGGAAGAAAAAGGCTCAGGCGTGTTGCAAAACAATGTACAGATTATGGACAAAGAGTACAAAACTCTGTATTTGAGTGTTTAGTTGACCCAGCACAGTTTGCTCAACTTAGACATAAACTTGAAAAAATAATAGATGTTGAACAGGATAGTTTAAGATACTATTTTTTGGGCAAGAACTGGAGGAATAGAGTCGAGCATGTTGGTGTGAAACATGGTTTTGATCCTGAAGATAGTCTAATTTTATAG